The following coding sequences are from one Leishmania major strain Friedlin complete genome, chromosome 36 window:
- a CDS encoding putative methylenetetrahydrofolate reductase, giving the protein MSKLISDAIAAEDASKWNTSYELYPPRSEKAEEDMMKVLVPNFMHQSPVFLDLTWGAGGRTSGTTMRLCKDLQHAHPDTPINMHITCTNTPKGLIKETLEFAKTHGIRNILALRGDPPSGEEFQVDPDGFACARDLVRYIRDTYGDYFCVSVAGYPEGHPSRIAENGTISHEDHQKELEYLKEKVDAGASFIITQLFYDASLYVKFVKRCREVGITVPILAGLLPITTYAGFVRMVSLCKTSVPSDVKKRVEELKENPDGLKEYGVEQCVQMIECIRASGLDYHHLHFYTLNNSAQIFKILKRLNALVE; this is encoded by the coding sequence ATGTCCAAGCTTATCAGTGACGCAATCGCCGCCGAGGATGCTAGCAAGTGGAACACCTCCTATGAGCTTTACCCCCCTCGtagcgagaaggcggaggaggacatgATGAAGGTGCTAGTCCCAAACTTTATGCATCAGTCGCCAGTCTTCCTCGACTTGACATGGGGCGCTGGTGGTCGCACGAGTGGCACGACGATGCGCCTCTGCAAAGACCTCCAGCATGCGCACCCTGACACGCCCATCAATATGCACATTACCTGCACCAACACGCCGAAAGGTCTCATCAAGGAGACGCTTGAATTTGCCAAGACACATGGTATCCGCAACATCCTCGCCCTCCGCGGCGACCCGCCAAGTGGTGAGGAGTTCCAGGTCGACCCGGACGGCTTCGCGTGCGCGAGGGATCTTGTGAGATACATTCGCGACACGTACGGCGACTACTTCTGCGTGTCGGTCGCTGGCTACCCTGAGGGCCACCCGAGCCGCATCGCCGAGAACGGCACCATCTCACACGAGGACCATCAGAAAGAGCTGGAGTACCTCAAGGAGAAGGTGGACGCGGGAGCCAGCTTTATCATCACGCAGCTCTTCTACGATGCCTCTCTGTACGTGAAATTCGTGAAGCGCTGCCGGGAGGTGGGCATTACGGTCCCCATTCTCGCAGGGCTGCTTCCCATCACGACCTACGCCGGGTTCGTGCGGATGGTGTCACTGTGCAAGACGAGCGTTCCCAGCGATGTAAAGAAGCGGGTAGAAGAGCTCAAGGAGAACCCTGACGGTCTCAAGGAGTACGGTGTGGAGCAGTGTGTGCAGATGATTGAGTGCATTCGCGCCTCTGGACTCGAttaccaccacctccacttCTACACGCTCAACAACAGCGCGCAGATCTTCAAAATTCTAAAGCGGCTCAACGCGCTAGTGGAGTGA
- a CDS encoding putative 40S ribosomal protein S8 — MPQNEYIEQAQKRYGRRLDHVERTRKREARKAHTDANYLKRVRGMKAKLAQKARYAEKAEIRKKIREHEEKQTTERVKDKGPKNALPGFLMDRSEADRAKVLSNSLKQKRKEKAGKWAVPIEKVKTVSEDEMLKAVTSGKRGKKSWKRLVNKVTFVGETFTRRMPKMERFIRPMALRFKKAHVTHPELKATFCLPIISVKKNPQGKMYTGLGVITKGSVIEVNVSELGLVTPSGKVVWGKYAQVTNNPENDGCINAVLLV; from the coding sequence ATGCCGCAGAACGAGTACATTGAGCAAGCGCAGAAGCGCTACGGTCGCCGTCTTGATCATGTCGAGCGCACCCGCAAGCGTGAAGCCCGCAAGGCGCACACGGATGCGAACTACCTGAAGCGGGTGCGTGGTATGAAAGCCAAGCTGGCGCAGAAGGCCCGCTACGCGGAAAAGGCTGAAATCCGCAAGAAGATCCGTGAGCATGAGGAGAAGCAGACGAcggagcgggtgaaggaCAAGGGGCCCAAGAACGCCTTGCCCGGCTTCCTGATGGACCGTAGCGAGGCCGACCGCGCCAAGGTGCTGTCAAACTCGCTGAagcagaagaggaaggagaaaGCCGGCAAGTGGGCCGTGCCGATCGAGAAGGTCAAGACGGTGTCGGAGGATGAGATGCTCAAGGCCGTCACCTCTGGCAAGCGTGGGAAGAAGTCGTGGAAACGTTTGGTGAACAAGGTGACATTCGTCGGGGAGACCTTCACCCGCCGCATGCCGAAGATGGAGCGCTTCATTCGGCCCATGGCACTGCGCTTCAAGAAGGCCCACGTCACCCACCCGGAGCTAAAGGCCACCTTCTGCCTCCCCATCATATCTGTCAAGAAGAACCCGCAGGGCAAGATGTACACCGGCCTTGGCGTCATCACGAAGGGCTCTGTGATTGAGGTGAACGTGTCCGAGTTAGGTCTGGTGACGCCGTCTGGTAAGGTAGTGTGGGGCAAGTACGCGCAGGTAACGAACAACCCGGAGAACGACGGCTGCATCAATGCCGTGCTGCTCGTCTGA
- a CDS encoding protein transport protein Sec23-like protein, with amino-acid sequence MSGEYVYGNFAAQYGQPQPQAYGTNAGAYGGGAPANGYGGYGAQNETYQQYGAQQAYTYEHQQPQAAPAQQQQYNQYSNGGEQSASQDAYHQHQYQQRPQAQAPSFGQPATGTVEERPAEATTRWSWSLYSMNRIDGARMVAPLGCLYSPLGSPCTQLNYAPTQCTVCGGVLNPYATLDPPSRMWGCPLCHTKNALPPQHQQANQYNLPPEMQPSSTTVEFVAHMPSRSPPTFVLVVDTCLDTDEELQGLRDFLLQSLQMIPEYANVAIVTYGTTVSVHEIAGSATYPRAMVLRGTQEMTVERLKLTLPNPGRFVAPLRNCSAYVAQLISSMSRDLWPVMKGHRPLRCTGAALSVAASLLQIVSPNTGSCILTFMSGVCTSGPGIVVDVSREKMIRVHADIRDETAAATYWSTSCAFYEKLMHRIVAQGHSLNCFVASLDQFGLAEMKTCVQSSGGVVLNAESWLEVPFRLSLHQFFARREDGTLKLGLNATIDVITSPTWKVQGVIGPCVGTGKMSASVAEYEIGLGGTCQWTTCQLDSTTTFAIYYDTASTQSNEAAKNPLRYTQIVTRYEMGQETHTRVTTLTLRQAQNPPIQDLVAAFDQETAAVLLAREAVHKTDSMPLFDVLRWLDRTVVRLVSRFGEYTKDKPDSLRLPKEFVYFPAFMYHLRRSGYLQIFNSSPDETASLRLQLLKSNVEDSIVQIQPTLYSYRMDAAPQPVPLDSTAIQPDNILLLDTFFEVLIHYGASIAAWKKASYAEHEDYTHFKKFLEVPLADAHVLVGSRYPTPRLIEVCQDDPDARILYNRINPSRSYASTDSGTYGSHEGELVYTDDASLQVFMQHLKKLAVAQ; translated from the coding sequence ATGAGCGGCGAGTACGTCTACGGAAACTTCGCGGCCCAGTACGGCCAACCGCAGCCTCAGGCGTATGGGACCAATGCCGGTGCAtacggtggtggtgccccAGCAAATGGCTACGGCGGCTATGGTGCCCAAAACGAGACATACCAACAGTATGGCGCTCAGCAAGCATACACGTATGAGCATCAACAGCCACAAGCGGCGCcagcccagcagcagcagtacaaTCAGTATTCCAATGGCGGCGAGCAGAGCGCATCCCAAGACGCATACCATCAGCACCAATaccagcagcggccacaAGCTCAGGCTCCCTCCTTTGGCCAGCCCGCCACGGGTACAGTTGAAGAGAGACCTGCCGAGGCGACGACACGCTGGTCATGGTCGCTGTATTCAATGAACCGCATTGATGGCGCGCGCATGGTGGCCCCGTTAGGGTGTCTGTACTCCCCCCTCGGCAGCCCTTGTACCCAGCTCAACTACGCACCGACGCAGTGCACTGTGTGCGGAGGGGTGCTGAACCCGTACGCCACTCTCGACCCGCCCAGCCGCATGTGGGGGTGTCCCCTGTGCCACACCAAgaacgcgctgccgccgcagcatcAGCAAGCAAATCAGTACAACCTGCCGCCAGAGATGCAGCCGTCCTCAACAACAGTAGAATTTGTGGCGCATATGCCTAGCCGTAGCCCGCCCACGTTCGTGCTGGTCGTTGACACGTGCCTCGATACggacgaggagctgcagggtCTGCGCGACTTCTTGTTACAGTCCCTGCAGATGATCCCAGAGTACGCAAACGTGGCGATTGTCACATACGGCACGACGGTCAGCGTGCACGAGATCGCTGGCTCTGCCACGTACCCGCGTGCCATGGTGCTGCGTGGCACGCAGGAGATGACGGTAGAGCGGCTAAAGCTGACCTTGCCCAACCCCGGCCGATTcgtggcaccgctgcgcaACTGTTCAGCCTacgtggcgcagctcatTTCCTCCATGTCCCGCGACCTGTGGCCCGTCATGAAGGGCCATCGGCCACTGCGGTGCACCGGGGCTGCGCTCTCAGTCGCGGCTAGTTTGCTGCAGATCGTATCGCCAAACACGGGCTCCTGCATCCTCACCTTCATGTCCGGCGTGTGTACGTCGGGCCCGGGCATTGTCGTGGACGTGAGTCGCGAAAAGATGATCCGCGTGCACGCCGACATCCGCGACGAGACAGCGGCCGCCACGTACTGGAGCACCTCATGCGCATTCTACGAAAAGCTGATGCACCGCATTGTCGCGCAGGGTCACTCTCTCAACTGCTTCGTCGCCTCCCTGGATCAGTTTGGCCTGGCTGAGATGAAGACGTGCGTGCAATCTTCTGGCGGTGTTGTGCTGAATGCGGAGTCGTGGCTGGAGGTGCCGTTTCGCCTTTCCCTACACCAGTTCTTTGCACGCCGCGAAGACGGAACGCTCAAGCTGGGGCTGAACGCGACAATAGACGTCATCACGTCGCCAACGTGGAAGGTGCAAGGCGTCATTGGCCCCTGCGTCGGCACTGGCAAGATGTCCGCGTCTGTGGCGGAATACGAGATCGGGCTCGGCGGCACCTGTCAGTGGACAACCTGCCAACTTGACTCAACCACCACCTTCGCCATCTACTACGACACGGCCAGCACGCAATCCAACGAGGCGGCCAAGAATCCGCTGCGTTACACCCAAATCGTGACGAGGTACGAGATGGGGcaggagacgcacacgcgcgtcacaACACTGACGTTGCGGCAGGCGCAGAACCCGCCCATCCAAGACCTTGTCGCCGCCTTCGATCAGGAGACAGCTGCCGTGTTGCTGGCTCGCGAAGCGGTGCACAAAACAGATAGCATGCCGCTCTTTGACGTGCTGCGTTGGCTGGACCGCACAGTGGTGCGTCTTGTCTCTCGTTTTGGAGAGTACACGAAAGACAAGCCTGACTCGCTGCGCCTGCCCAAAGAGTTCGTGTACTTCCCCGCCTTCATGTaccacctgcgccgctccgGCTACCTGCAAATCTTCAACTCGAGCCCCGACGAGACGGCGTCcctgcgcctgcagctgctcaaaTCCAACGTAGAGGACTCCATTGTGCAGATCCAGCCGACCCTGTACAGCTACCGCATGgacgcggcaccgcagcccgtGCCACTCGACAGCACAGCCATCCAGCCCGACAACATTCTGCTGCTGGACACCTTTTTCGAGGTGCTCATCCACTACGGCGCCAGCATTGCTGCATGGAAGAAGGCAAGCTATGCAGAGCACGAGGACTACACGCACTTCAAGAAGTTTCTGGAGGTACCGCTGGCCGATGCGCATGTGCTCGTCGGCTCTCGCTACCCCACTCCGCGCCTGATCGAGGTGTGCCAAGACGACCCCGATGCGCGTATCTTGTACAACCGCATCAACCCCAGCCGCTCCTACGCATCCACCGACAGTGGGACCTACGGCTCGCACGAAGGCGAGCTCGTGTACACGGATGATGCATCCTTGCAGGTGTTCATGCAGCACCTCAAGAAGCTGGCGGTGGCACAGTAA
- a CDS encoding tputative artrate-sensitive acid phosphatase acp-3.2, which yields MVQVVHRHGERSALINDNKTEICGTLYPCGELTGERVKMVRAIGEFARSRYNDLSSVESPLCPSTQYNSSLVYTRPTHTQRTIQSATAFLHSLFQDDYFYPVAYSVNRTTDMLLSTDAVPSVVGRSWLDNQAVYPGLMEVNAAWFKYVFSWNHTSKLDLTQGSASQNLEQAMLANINAPPRLSPSYKDRQLPVGLQLALLFIHSRPFHFQYRRRDGALHTSRVP from the coding sequence ATGGTGCAGGTGGTACACCGCCACGGTGAGCGCAGTGCACTGATCAACGACAACAAGACGGAGATTTGCGGCACCCTGTACCCGTGCGGTGAGCTGACCGGCGAGCGTGTCAAGATGGTCCGTGCTATCGGCGAGTTTGCCCGTAGCCGCTACAACGACCTCTCATCGGTGGAGAGCCCTCTCTGCCCGTCGACGCAGTACAACTCCTCTCTCGTGTACACCcgccccacccacacccagCGCACCATCCAGAGCGCGACCGCCTTTCTGCACAGCCTCTTCCAGGACGACTACTTCTACCCGGTCGCGTACTCGGTCAACAGAACGACCGACATGCTGCTCAGCACCGACGCGGTGCCGTCCGTGGTGGGCCGCAGCTGGCTCGACAACCAGGCGGTGTATCCGGGCCTTATGGAGGTGAACGCCGCCTGGTTCAAGTATGTCTTCAGCTGGAACCACACGAGCAAGCTCGATCTCACGCAGGGTTCCGCCTCGCAGAACCTTGAGCAGGCGATGCTGGCCAACATcaacgcccccccccgcctctctccgtcGTACAAAGATCGACAGCTACCTGTTGGTCTGCAGTTGGCGTTATTGTTCATACATTCCCGTCCCTTTCATTTTCAATATCGAAGACGCGATGGCGCCCTTCATACATCTCGCGTGCCTTAA
- the LMPK gene encoding mitogen activated protein kinase homologue — MTSYGIDGEVEQRYRILRHIGSGAYGIVWCALDRRTGKCVALKKVYDAFGNVQDAQRTYREVMLLQRLRHNPFIVGILDVIRAANDIDLYLVFELIEADLTAIIRKNLLQRDHKRFLTYQLLRTVAQLHAQNIIHRDLKPANVFVSSDCSIKLGDFGLARTFRSGFDNEQEFLDLTDYIATRWYRSPEILVKSRAYSTAMDMWAVGCVIGEMLLGHPLFEGRNTLDQLRLIVEAIGVPSDADVRSLHSPELETLINSLPTPLIFSPLVGNKSLKDSEATDLMMKLIVFNPKRRLSAVEALQHPYVAPFLQPGELEKIQGLHPLVLPLVDEKIYTKEEYKANLYDEIGMRYRHHITDVY, encoded by the coding sequence ATGACCTCCTATGGCATCGACGGTGAGGTTGAGCAACGCTACCGCATTCTCCGccacatcggcagcggcgcctacGGAATCGTCTGGTGTGCCCTCGACCGCCGCACGGGCAAGTGCGTTGCCCTCAAAAAGGTCTACGATGCCTTTGGCAACGTTCAAGATGCGCAGCGCACCTATCGGGAAGTGATGCTTTTGCAGCGACTGCGGCACAACCCCTTCATCGTCGGCATCCTCGACGTGATTCGTGCGGCCAACGACATTGACCTGTACCTCGTTTTTGAGTTGATAGAGGCCGATCTCACAGCCATTATCCGTAAAAACCTTCTGCAGCGCGATCACAAGCGCTTCCTCACCTATCAGTTACTTCGCACAGTGGCGCAGCTTCACGCACAGAACATCATTCACCGGGATTTGAAGCCGGCCAACGTATTTGTGAGCAGCGACTGCTCGATCAAGCTAGGGGACTTTGGTCTGGCTCGCACGTTTCGCAGCGGCTTCGACAACGAGCAGGAGTTTCTCGACCTGACCGACTACATCGCAACTCGGTGGTACCGGTCGCCGGAGATTTTGGTCAAGTCGCGCGCGTACTCCACAGCGATGGACATGTGGGCCGTCGGGTGTGTGATTGGGGAGATGCTGCTGGGCCACCCACTCTTCGAGGGCCGCAACACGCTGGATCAACTCCGCCTGATCGTCGAGGCTATCGGCGTGCCGAGCGACGCAGACGTGCGCAGCCTTCACTCGCCCGAGCTCGAGACTCTCATTAACTCCCTTCCGACCCCGCTGATCTTCTCTCCACTTGTGGGGAACAAGAGCCTGAAGGATAGCGAGGCGACAGACTTAATGATGAAGCTCATCGTTTTCAATCCAAAGAGACGGCTTTccgcggtggaggcgctgcagcaccccTACGTCGCCCCGTTTCTGCAGCCTGGTGAGCTGGAGAAGATCCAAGGCCTCCACCCACTCGTGCTGCCCCTCGTGGATGAGAAGATCTACACCAAGGAAGAGTACAAGGCGAATCTGTACGACGAGATCGGCATGCGCTACCGCCATCACATAACAGACGTTTATTAG
- a CDS encoding putative histidine secretory acid phosphatase yields MVQVVHRHGERSALINDNKTEICGTLYPCGELTGERVKMVRAIGEFARSRYNDLSLVESPLCPSTQYNSSLVYTRPTHTQRTIQSATAFLHSLFQDDYFYPVAYSVNRTTDMLLSTDAVPSVVGRSWLDNQAVYPGLMEVNAAWFKYVFSWNHTSKLDLTQGSASQNLEQAMLANINAPPRLSPSYNMFHYSAHDTTVTPFAATFGDQGNTTMHPPFAVTSFVALLQDTADASGWYVRLIRSNPVKVASGTYVFRQTGIAVHCFDATGNRYRVSTGICPLDDFRRMVDHSRPAVADGHSAMTHAQYSNMGSPRTIADNKLVPLRCWIYRYACPSKSCPGSYILSAVDHQCYPQTDIPNSSSSEGTSSSDVSSFKKPANWMPRVSSPEKSRHIAADILRGVTNGVTVGAAVRKHDEYRRHC; encoded by the coding sequence ATGGTGCAGGTGGTACACCGCCACGGTGAGCGCAGTGCACTGATCAACGACAACAAGACGGAGATTTGCGGCACCCTGTACCCGTGCGGTGAGCTGACCGGCGAGCGTGTCAAGATGGTCCGTGCTATCGGCGAGTTTGCCCGTAGCCGCTACAACGACCTCTCATTGGTGGAGAGCCCTCTCTGCCCGTCGACGCAGTACAACTCCTCTCTCGTGTACACCcgccccacccacacccagCGCACCATCCAGAGCGCGACCGCCTTTCTGCACAGCCTCTTCCAGGACGACTACTTCTACCCGGTCGCGTACTCGGTCAACAGAACGACCGACATGCTGCTCAGCACCGACGCGGTGCCGTCCGTGGTGGGCCGCAGCTGGCTCGACAACCAGGCGGTGTATCCGGGCCTTATGGAGGTGAACGCCGCCTGGTTCAAGTATGTCTTCAGCTGGAACCACACGAGCAAGCTCGATCTCACGCAGGGTTCCGCCTCGCAGAACCTTGAGCAGGCGATGCTGGCCAACATcaacgcccccccccgcctctctccgtcGTATAACATGTTCCATTACAGCGCTCACGACACAACGGTGACTCCCTTCGCTGCCACGTTCGGTGACCAGGGCAACACGACGATGCACCCGCCCTTTGCGGTTACCAGcttcgtggcgctgctccagGACACCGCGGATGCCAGTGGCTGGTACGTGCGGCTCATCCGCAGCAACCCCGTGAAGGTAGCCAGCGGCACCTACGTCTTCCGGCAGACAGGCATCGCGGTGCACTGCTTCGACGCAACCGGCAACAGGTACCGCGTATCCACCGGCATCTGCCCACTGGATGACTTCCGCCGCATGGTCGACCACTCACGCCCCGCTGTGGCTGACGGTCACAGCGCCATGACGCATGCTCAGTACAGCAACATGGGCTCCCCGCGCACCATCGCCGACAACAAGCTGGTGCCGTTGCGCTGCTGGATCTACCGCTACGCTTGCCCTAGCAAGTCATGCCCGGGCTCCTACATCCTCTCCGCGGTCGACCACCAGTGCTACCCCCAGACCGACATTCCGaactccagcagcagcgagggcaCAAGTTCATCGGATGTCTCTTCCTTCAAAAAGCCTGCGAACTGGATGCCGCGCGTTTCCTCGCCGGAAAAGAGCCGCCACATTGCCGCGGACATCCTCCGCGGCGTGACGAACGGTGTTACGGTCGGTGCAGCCGTCCGAAAGCACGATGAGTACCGCAGACATTGTTAA
- a CDS encoding putative ubiquitin fusion degradation protein yields MAALPQPYETRLVAVSASSINQQRINYGSRVLLPSSVLDDLCRITMVYPLQFEIITPAKKRVYAAVLEFNAQAGSVVLPDWMFQHLGLCGTMVVKVQSCSLPPGSLVKLRPHQKALVMFENPRHLLELRLAQYPVLTKGTTIVISYVDREFQLDLVDIIDMKQEFVNGILTVRADGAPVELKVDFERPLDMPPSPPETPISAVASPTGANVIGASSPTGVQFQPFNFRPPSLTDGPKVAAGAPPLKHLPGQSSSSSSGPKGSNSAAEPEQPTFAGTGRTLSGVLPSENQTNEASASAPAVPLAARPSAEELRAIRLKALGGGGRS; encoded by the coding sequence ATGGCGGCCCTCCCGCAACCCTACGAGACGCGCCTGGTGGCCGTGTCTGCCTCGAGCATCAATCAGCAGCGCATCAACTACGGCAGCCGCGTGCTTTTGCCGTCAAGCGTGCTGGATGACCTTTGTCGCATCACCATGGTGTATCCCCTCCAGTTTGAGATCATCACTCCTGCTAAGAAGCGCGTCTACGCGGCTGTTCTCGAGTTCAACGCGCAGGCAGGGTCTGTGGTGCTACCGGACTGGATGTTCCAGCACTTGGGCCTCTGCGGCACGATGGTGGTGAAGGTGCAGAGCTGCAGTCTTCCACCAGGCTCCCTCGTGAAGCTCCGACCGCATCAGAAGGCTCTTGTAATGTTCGAGAATCCGCGGCACCTCCTGGAACTACGCCTCGCCCAGTATCCGGTGCTCACCAAGGGCACCACAATCGTGATCAGCTACGTGGATCGTGAGTTCCAGCTCGACTTGGTGGACATTATTGACATGAAGCAGGAGTTCGTCAATGGAATCCTAACGGTACGCGCAGACGGTGCACCGGTTGAACTGAAAGTAGACTTTGAACGACCACTTGACATGCCACCGTCGCCTCCAGAGACACCAATTTCTGCGGTCGCATCGCCGACTGGAGCCAATGTTATCGGCGCAAGCAGCCCTACTGGTGTGCAGTTTCAACCCTTCAACTTTCGGCCGCCCAGTCTCACAGACGGCCCCAAAGTGGCTGCAGGGGCACCACCGCTGAAGCACCTGCCAGGGCaatcttcctcctcgtcctccggACCAAAAGGCAGCAACTCTGCCGCCGAGCCAGAGCAGCCTACCTTTGCCGGCACGGGCCGAACCCTAAGTGGGGTCCTCCCGTCTGAGAATCAGACGAACGAAGCTTCAGCAAGTGCCCCTGCCGTGCCGCTGGCTGCGCGCCCCTCTGCGGAGGAGCTCCGTGCCATTCGACTGAAGGCCCTcggtggaggggggcgcTCATGA